In one Streptomyces sp. NBC_00597 genomic region, the following are encoded:
- a CDS encoding sigma-70 family RNA polymerase sigma factor, producing MRDDEAPGAPAATGSTGAAKSGSAGAVSALVRRAVEGDEQATHDLLAFVHPLAIRYCRARLSRLPGDARHFVEDLAQEVCVAVLMALPRYRDTGRPFEAFVFAIAAHKVADLQRAAMRHPGSTAVPSDEMPERPDDSLGPEERALLSSDAAWAKKLLANLPENQRELLVLRVAVGLTAEETGQMLGMSPGAVRVAQHRALSRLRALAEQ from the coding sequence ATGCGCGACGACGAGGCCCCGGGGGCACCCGCGGCCACAGGTTCCACCGGCGCCGCCAAGAGCGGCAGCGCCGGGGCCGTCAGCGCGCTCGTACGCCGTGCGGTGGAGGGCGACGAGCAGGCCACGCACGACCTGCTCGCCTTCGTGCACCCGCTGGCCATCCGCTACTGCCGTGCCCGGCTCTCGCGGCTTCCGGGCGACGCCCGCCACTTCGTGGAGGACCTCGCACAGGAGGTCTGCGTGGCCGTGCTGATGGCGCTGCCGCGGTACCGGGACACCGGCCGGCCCTTCGAAGCCTTCGTCTTCGCCATCGCCGCGCACAAGGTCGCCGACCTCCAGCGGGCCGCCATGCGGCACCCGGGGAGTACGGCCGTGCCCTCGGACGAGATGCCCGAGCGGCCGGACGACTCGCTGGGCCCGGAGGAGCGGGCGCTGCTGAGCAGTGACGCCGCCTGGGCCAAGAAGCTGCTGGCCAACCTTCCGGAGAACCAGCGCGAGCTCCTCGTACTGCGGGTGGCGGTCGGGCTGACCGCCGAGGAGACCGGGCAGATGCTCGGGATGTCCCCCGGCGCGGTGCGGGTGGCACAGCACCGTGCGCTCAGCCGGCTGCGGGCGCTCGCCGAGCAGTAG